The Pyrus communis chromosome 9, drPyrComm1.1, whole genome shotgun sequence genome has a segment encoding these proteins:
- the LOC137744909 gene encoding tubulin beta-1 chain-like — translation MREILHIQGGQCGNQIGAKFWEVVCAEHGIDGTGRYEGDAELQLERINVYYNEASCGRYVPRAVLMDLEPGTMDSVRSGPYGQIFRPDNFVFGQSGAGNNWAKGHYTEGAELIDSVLDVVRKEAENCDCLQGFQVCHSLGGGTGSGMGTLLISKIREEYPDRMMLTFSVFPSPKVSDTVVEPYNATLSVHQLVENADECMVLDNEALYDICFRTLKLSTPSFGDLNHLISATMSGVTCCLRFPGQLNSDLRKLAVNLIPFPRLHFFMVGFAPLTSRGSQQYRSLTVPELTQQMWDSKNMMCAADPRHGRYLTASAMFRGKMSTKEVDEQMINVQNKNSSYFVEWIPHNVKSTVCDIPPTGLQMASTFIGNSTSIQEMFRRVSEQFTAMFRRKAFLHWYTGEGMDEMEFTEAESNMNDLVSEYQQYQDATAEEDEYYEDEEEEAQEEM, via the exons atgcGTGAGATTCTTCATATCCAAGGTGGCCAGTGCGGCAACCAGATCGGCGCCAAGTTCTGGGAGGTGGTCTGCGCCGAGCACGGCATCGACGGCACCGGAAGGTATGAGGGAGACGCGGAGCTCCAGCTTGAGAGGATCAATGTTTACTACAACGAAGCCAGTTGCGGGAGGTACGTGCCGAGGGCTGTGCTCATGGACCTTGAGCCTGGGACCATGGACAGCGTCAGATCTGGACCCTACGGTCAGATCTTCAGGCCTGATAACTTCGTTTTCGGCCAGTCTGGTGCCGGAAACAACTGGGCGAAGGGTCACTACACCGAGGGCGCGGAGTTGATCGATTCTGTTCTCGATGTGGTTCGCAAGGAGGCTGAGAATTGTGATTGCCTGCAAG GGTTTCAGGTCTGTCATTCTCTAGGAGGAGGTACTGGGTCTGGCATGGGTACTCTGTTGATTTCAAAGATCAGAGAGGAATACCCAGATCGGATGATGCTCACTTTCTCGGTCTTCCCCTCCCCGAAGGTCTCAGACACAGTTGTTGAGCCCTATAATGCAACCCTGTCTGTGCACCAGCTTGTTGAGAACGCAGATGAGTGTATGGTCCTTGATAATGAAGCTCTTTACGACATTTGCTTCCGCACACTCAAGCTCAGCACCCCAAGCT TTGGAGATTTGAACCATTTGATTTCTGCAACTATGTCTGGTGTAACATGCTGTTTGAGGTTCCCTGGTCAGTTGAACTCTGACCTTCGAAAGCTTGCTGTCAATCTCATCCCTTTCCCTCGTCTCCACTTCTTCATGGTGGGTTTTGCTCCTTTGACATCACGTGGTTCACAGCAGTATAGATCTCTCACAGTCCCTGAGCTCACACAGCAAATGTGGGATTCGAAGAACATGATGTGCGCAGCTGACCCTCGTCATGGTCGGTATCTGACCGCCTCTGCCATGTTCAGGGGTAAAATGAGCACTAAGGAGGTTGATGAACAGATGATCAATGTCCAGAACAAGAACTCCTCTTACTTTGTGGAATGGATTCCCCACAATGTCAAGTCAACTGTCTGTGACATCCCTCCCACCGGCTTGCAAATGGCATCCACCTTCATTGGAAACTCGACCTCAATTCAGGAGATGTTCCGCCGTGTGAGTGAGCAGTTCACTGCTATGTTCAGGAGGAAGGCTTTCTTGCATTGGTACACTGGTGAAGGCATGGACGAGATGGAGTTCACAGAAGCTGAAAGCAACATGAATGACCTGGTTTCAGAGTATCAACAGTACCAGGATGCCACAGCTGAGGAGGATGAATACTATGAGGACGAGGAGGAGGAAGCTCAGGAGGAGATGTAA
- the LOC137744871 gene encoding uncharacterized protein — protein MGKQSKGKKSENLGKGKVTPVQIAFIVDRYLCDNNYSETRSLFRTEASSLIAKSPIREAPKSLLSLAEILDEYILLKEQKVILDQEKVRVEQEKTRVQTLLKGMQSVMNTYNAGSSPTVSAPPAVALKPMIMATPSHPSNGSAVVAPVSTPSNPNMRPGNFCSPITVDPPTTKRKSSNVPVNGSNAAKRSCSKLPAGKSNMHNKGEQAVSGSGNALDNKKSTQSSLAVHPSPHDLVPNGSTAAKCLFNQPSFSVPTNNSGPQTPQRANSIQGSKSTPFEISSTATCSYNSPPDVNPTCTIFSSKRVTLSPNKAFYTVETNHCISSPAKTSKRESHVKGRLNFDCSDVPMGLEKPSGDEISSPESEKEVDLFDIDLTNFDAIGADFSFTEMLGEFDLHCEELGLPNFDASTATVSGSSYESVDGNVGANQVLSEFTSTVTEVLSEKDTNVQGSDSLTAMKSVTKCIRIISPVKNRGSSQA, from the exons ATGGGGAAGCAATCCAAAGGCAAGAAATCTGAGAATTTGGGGAAGGGAAAAGTCACCCCCGTCCAAATCGCCTTCATCGTTGACCGATACCTCTGCGACAACAACTACTCGGAAACCCGCTCTCTTTTCAGAACCGAAGCTTCGTCCCTCATCGCCAAATCGCCGATTCGAGAG GCGCCGAAGAGTTTGCTGAGCTTGGCGGAGATTTTGGACGAGTACATACTGTTGAAGGAGCAGAAGGTGATTTTGGATCAGGAGAAGGTCCGGGTGGAGCAGGAGAAGACCCGGGTCCAAACCCTGTTGAAGGGGATGCAAAGCGTGatgaacacttacaatgccggcaGTAGCCCCACAGTCTCTGCACCTCCGGCTGTGGCTCTGAAGCCGATGATTATGGCTACTCCGTCTCACCCGTCTAATGGGTCCGCTGTAG TTGCTCCTGTGTCAACACCTTCCAACCCCAACATGAGGCCTGGGAATTTCTGCTCGCCAATTACAGTTGACCCACCTACAACTAAGAGAAAGAGTTCTAACGTTCCTGTGAATGGTTCGAATGCTGCTAAGAGATCTTGCAGCAAATTACCCGCTGGCAAGAGCAATATGCACAACAAAG GAGAACAAGCGGTTTCAGGATCAGGTAATGCACTCGATAATAAAAAATCCACCCAATCCTCTTTGGCTGTTCACCCATCACCTCACGATTTGGTTCCCAATGGCTCCACTGCAGCTAAATGCTTGTTCAACCAGCCATCATTTTCTGTCCCAACTAATAACTCTGGTCCTCAGACACCTCAGCGAGCAAATTCAATTCAAGGCAGCAAGTCTACACCTTTTGAGATTTCTTCCACTGCTACTTGCAGTTATAATTCTCCTCCAGATGTAAATCCAACTTGCACCATTTTTTCTTCAAAGAGAGTGACTCTGAGCCCAAACAAAGCTTTCTACACTGTGGAAACAAACCATTGCATTTcttcacctgccaagacaagtaAGAGGGAGTCCCACGTAAAGGGGAGGCTCAATTTTGACTGTTCTGATGTGCCAATGGGCTTGGAGAAACCATCTGGCGATGAGATTTCATCACCCGAGTCTGAAAAGGAAGTTGATCTCTTCGACATTGATTTGACGAACTTTGATGCCATTGGGGCGGATTTCTCCTTCACTGAAATGTTAGGTGAATTTGATCTTCATTGTGAAGAACTTGGTCTACCAAACTTTGATGCTTCCACTGCGACGGTTTCGGG GTCATCTTATGAATCTGTGGATGGTAACGTGGGGGCCAATCAAGTTTTGTCAGAATTTACATCAACTGTGACAGAAGTACTATCAGAGAAGGACACGAATGTGCAAG GATCTGATTCCTTGACCGCGATGAAGTCTGTGACGAAATGTATTAGGATTATAAGCCCTG TGAAAAATCGCGGAAGCTCTCAGGCTTAG
- the LOC137746084 gene encoding L-type lectin-domain containing receptor kinase VIII.2-like: MAASSISHHFAAVAFLIFFLRTTSTASNSSFSFTHFGKVSNFGSDIALYGDAEVVNGGYAVQLTSSVSSSAGRAVYKKPMKLYEGKPRKSVSFSTNFSFSISNGGGDGLAIVVVPMGFNLSLFGNGSFGLSLRNGESKFKVVAVKFDALSDGKVHVGIDVGSSVSAKVSNVSAKNLGPSRGNKTQGWIDYEAGSNRLEVRLSKFGGSKPVDPLLWYPIDLSKMWGDKEVFVALSAMSRNSSQTCSVYSWNFEQRHVPHWMHSQPLDPKAVAKNSKAKALEKKKNCTERAFGAMVFGVACGALASFVGLYLWTVLGNRRPVVPEEYAEKSKEFEYEKMKVVADNKTIEDGKQ; this comes from the coding sequence ATGGCCGCATCTTCCATCTCCCACCACTTCGCCGCCGTCGCTTTCCTTATTTTCTTCCTTAGAACCACTTCCACCGCCTCCAACTCCTCCTTTTCGTTCACCCATTTCGGTAAAGTTTCAAACTTTGGGTCAGATATTGCTCTGTACGGAGATGCAGAGGTCGTCAATGGCGGATACGCAGTTCAGCTCACGAGTTCTGTGAGCTCGAGCGCCGGCCGAGCTGTTTACAAGAAACCCATGAAGCTGTATGAAGGTAAGCCTCGGAAATCCGTGTCTTTTTCGACGAACTTCTCGTTTTCTATTTCCAACGGCGGTGGGGATGGATTGGCGATTGTAGTGGTTCCAATGGGTTTTAATCTTAGCCTATTTGGTAACGGCTCCTTTGGGCTTTCTCTGCGAAATGGTGAAAGTAAATTCAAAGTTGTTGCTGTTAAATTTGATGCATTGAGCGATGGAAAAGTTCATGTTGGAATTGATGTGGGTAGTTCTGTTTCTGCTAAAGTAAGCAATGTTTCTGCTAAGAATTTGGGTCCAAGTAGAGGGAATAAAACGCAAGGTTGGATCGATTACGAAGCGGGTTCGAATCGATTGGAAGTTAGGCTGAGTAAATTCGGTGGTTCGAAGCCTGTTGATCCTCTGCTGTGGTATCCGATTGATTTGTCGAAAATGTGGGGAGATAAGGAAGTGTTTGTGGCATTGAGTGCAATGAGTAGGAATTCGTCTCAGACATGTTCTGTGTACTCTTGGAACTTTGAGCAAAGGCATGTGCCTCACTGGATGCACTCGCAGCCGCTAGATCCCAAGGCCGTTGCTAAGAACTCGAAGGCGAAGGCgttggaaaagaagaagaattgtacAGAAAGGGCTTTCGGAGCAATGGTTTTCGGTGTTGCTTGTGGAGCATTGGCGTCGTTTGTTGGACTGTATCTGTGGACCGTCCTTGGCAATAGGCGTCCGGTGGTGCCTGAGGAGTATGCTGAGAAGTCGAAAGAGTTTGAGTACGAGAAAATGAAAGTAGTTGCAGATAATAAAACCATCGAAGATGGAAAGCAGTAG
- the LOC137745705 gene encoding uncharacterized protein, producing the protein MTQGLLPWSPCHHSLSPTSLFALPLAFPTTKNTQFPVSISATLEPEPATATATTQQLTARERRQLRNERRERKTGTSWKEEVEEKLLEKPTKKFANWKEELNLNNLAHEGPQWWIIKVSRVKGQETAQLIARQLARNYPHIDFKIYAPAIQDRKKLKNGNLVKPRPLFPGCVFIKCVLDKEIHDFIRECDGVAGFVGSKVGNTKRQITRPRPVSEFDMEAIFKQAKEEQQKAEQAFEQEQQEATLNDATESDGDSKPKRRPRKTLDPLINGSSKGKSEKLVPGSSVRVLSGAFAEYVGSLKKLNKRTKKATVGFTLFGKESLVDLDVSEIVLETVGKKIVSETM; encoded by the exons ATGACACAAGGACTTCTCCCATGGAGTCCTTGCCACCACTCTCTATCTCCCACCTCCCTCTTCGCACTCCCCCTTGCTTTCCCCACTACCAAAAACACCCAATTCCCAGTTTCCATTTCCGCCACTCTAGAACCAGAAcccgccaccgccaccgccaccacccAACAGCTCACAGCCAGAGAGAGAAGGCAGCTCAGGAacgagaggagagagagaaaaaccgGCACCAGCTGGAAAgaggaggtggaggagaagCTTCTGGAGAAGCCCACGAAGAAGTTCGCCAATTGGAAGGAGGAGCTCAACCTTAATAACCTCGCTCATGAGGGCCCGCAATGGTGGATCATCAAGGTCTCTCGAGTCAAGGGCCAGGAGACCGCCCAGCTCATCGCTCGACAGCTCGCCAGAAACTATCCTCATATCGATTTTAAG ATATACGCGCCAGCTATCCAAGACaggaagaaattgaaaaatggTAACTTGGTTAAACCGAGACCCCTATTTCCGGGGTGTGTGTTTATAAAGTGTGTATTGGACAAGGAGATACATGACTTCATAAGAGAGTGCGATGGAGTTGCAGGTTTTGTGGGTTCCAAGGTCGGAAATAC GAAAAGACAGATAACCAGACCCCGTCCAGTGTCTGAGTTTGACATGGAAGCTATCTTCAAACAGGCAAAGGAAGAACAACAGAAAGCTGAACAAGCCTTTGAGCAAGAGCAGCAAGAAGCAACCCTCAATGATGCTACCGAATCTGATGGAGATTCTAAACCAAAAAGGCGACCTAGAAAAACACTTGATCCTCTCATAAATGGTTCGTCTAAGGGAAAGAGTGAGAAGCTCGTCCCAGGTTCTTCTGTACGAGTTTTATCTGGTGCTTTTGCAGAATATGTAGGCAGCCTGAAGAAGCtgaataaaagaacaaaaaag GCAACCGTGGGATTTACACTATTTGGGAAAGAAAGCTTAGTTGATTTAGATGTCAGTGAAATTGTTTTAGAGACcgttggaaaaaaaattgtttcagaGACCATGTAA